A single genomic interval of Nostoc commune NIES-4072 harbors:
- a CDS encoding HlyD family efflux transporter periplasmic adaptor subunit, with protein sequence MISKSQTNFLPLVQDNEFLPPISRWTTFGGLFIVFVLSLAVPVAAVAKYKVTVIGQAVIRPAGELPIVQAATEGQVMHIYVKENQTLQKGDIIATIDDSRLQTKKNQLQTNIQQARLQLIQTVPQINAIDSQIRAESDRTNRSIASAKAELQGRDRDHRDKKITSITELQEASANVKMAQEELYAGQAQLQSALANLHATEAALGAATSKQNRYESAAKQGALSRDQLEEVQLAVKQQQQAVEAQKATYKAQEKTNERLKQAVNGAIAKRDRAQAALNPSNAEVAIATERIAQEKASGEVNKASLERELQVLLKQKIETEKQLERDTSEFKQAETDLKQTTITATADGIISKLNLRNPGQTLRAGEEVVQIVPSHAPLVIKAAVGSEEKGKIKIGQKVQMRVTACPYPDYGTLNGLVKTISPDAVRSQKNDADANTNSTPKATAVGAFYEVTIEPEKLALGRSTKKCQIQLGMDGRVDIITREETVLQFVLRKAKLMTDF encoded by the coding sequence ATGATTAGTAAGTCTCAAACAAACTTTTTACCCTTAGTTCAAGACAATGAGTTTCTCCCACCGATTAGCCGTTGGACTACATTTGGTGGACTATTTATCGTGTTTGTGTTGTCGTTAGCTGTTCCTGTGGCTGCGGTTGCTAAATATAAAGTTACAGTCATTGGGCAAGCGGTTATTCGTCCTGCGGGTGAATTGCCAATTGTACAGGCGGCGACAGAAGGACAGGTAATGCATATTTACGTCAAAGAAAATCAAACACTACAAAAAGGAGATATAATTGCTACTATTGATGACTCTCGACTGCAAACTAAAAAAAATCAGTTGCAAACCAATATTCAACAAGCTAGGTTACAACTAATTCAAACCGTTCCGCAAATAAATGCAATCGATAGTCAAATTCGAGCTGAAAGCGATCGCACTAATCGGAGTATCGCCTCTGCTAAAGCAGAATTGCAAGGACGCGATCGCGATCATCGAGACAAAAAAATTACCAGTATCACTGAACTTCAAGAAGCATCAGCCAATGTCAAAATGGCTCAAGAAGAATTATATGCAGGGCAAGCACAGTTACAATCAGCATTAGCTAATCTCCACGCAACTGAGGCGGCTTTAGGAGCAGCGACATCAAAGCAGAATCGCTATGAAAGTGCCGCTAAACAAGGGGCATTATCCCGCGACCAACTAGAAGAAGTACAGTTGGCTGTCAAACAGCAACAACAAGCTGTAGAGGCGCAAAAAGCAACTTATAAAGCCCAAGAAAAAACAAATGAACGGCTAAAACAAGCTGTTAATGGGGCTATTGCTAAACGCGATCGCGCACAAGCAGCTCTCAATCCCAGCAATGCAGAGGTAGCAATAGCGACTGAACGTATTGCTCAAGAAAAAGCCTCTGGGGAAGTAAATAAAGCATCCTTAGAAAGAGAACTTCAAGTACTTCTTAAGCAGAAAATTGAAACGGAAAAACAATTAGAGCGCGATACTAGCGAATTCAAGCAAGCTGAAACTGACCTGAAGCAAACTACTATTACCGCTACAGCAGACGGGATTATTTCCAAGCTAAATTTGAGAAACCCCGGTCAAACTCTCCGGGCTGGGGAGGAAGTTGTGCAAATTGTTCCTAGTCATGCACCTTTAGTTATCAAAGCAGCTGTCGGTTCTGAGGAAAAAGGTAAGATAAAAATCGGTCAAAAGGTACAAATGCGAGTGACAGCTTGTCCTTATCCTGATTATGGTACTCTTAATGGCCTTGTCAAAACGATTTCCCCGGATGCTGTTAGGTCGCAAAAAAACGATGCAGATGCTAACACCAACTCTACCCCAAAAGCAACTGCTGTAGGTGCTTTTTACGAAGTCACAATTGAACCAGAGAAACTTGCTTTAGGTCGCAGTACAAAGAAATGTCAAATTCAATTGGGTATGGATGGCAGAGTTGATATTATTACTCGCGAAGAAACTGTACTGCAATTTGTACTCCGCAAAGCAAAATTAATGACGGATTTTTGA
- a CDS encoding peptidase domain-containing ABC transporter produces the protein MKYHSILQHSQEDCGAASLATVAKHYGRTFTLNRVREAVGTGSRGTTLLGLRRGAETLGFHARQVQATAQLIEKLNEVPLPAIIHWKGYHWVVFYGLKGKKCVISDPAFGIRYLTLKELMAGWSDGVMLLLMPDDSRFYEQPEDKIGGFGRFIARVMPYRNLLVQAIAINFAIGLLSLASPLMMQLLTDDVLVRGDTQLLTTVAIGVIAMNLIQSAIGLVQSHLIGHFGQRLQLGLILEYGRKLLRLPLSYFEARRSGEVVSRIADVHTINNLVSQIVLGLPSQFFVALVSLGFMLFYSWQLTLASVAAFAIVTGVNLLFLPALRQKTRSLIVKGTENQGFLVETFRGVQVLKTTQATEQAWQEYQTNFGRLANLGWTTMKLGLYSSTVTSILSNLTSISILWLGSSLVINQTLSIGQLLAYSGMSGSFLGFLSSVVGLIDQFITAQIVVQRLTEVIDATPEDENDFKKPWAEISGNADITCSQINFHHAGRTDLLENFSLTIPGGQVIALIGQSGCGKSSLGKLITGLYQVQSGNIRYGIYNQQDLSLECLRQQVVLVPQEPHFWSRSIVENFHFSYPNISFEEIVLACQIAGADEFISKLPDKYQTVLGEFGANISGGQRQRLAIARAIVTDPPVLILDESTGALDPISETQVLDRLLNHRQGKTTIMISHRPQVIKRADWIVLLEDGRLKIQGTPEELRHVPGEHLSFLDEIYSSNNGNGLKSSLLFRN, from the coding sequence ATGAAATACCACAGCATATTGCAACACAGTCAGGAAGACTGTGGTGCTGCAAGCCTTGCAACTGTTGCCAAACACTACGGACGCACCTTTACCCTCAACCGCGTGCGAGAAGCAGTGGGCACAGGTTCGCGGGGAACAACACTACTAGGTTTGAGACGGGGAGCAGAAACTCTAGGATTCCATGCTCGTCAAGTCCAAGCCACCGCACAACTAATAGAGAAATTAAATGAAGTTCCCTTGCCTGCGATCATTCACTGGAAAGGCTACCACTGGGTAGTATTTTACGGGCTAAAGGGGAAAAAATGTGTGATCTCTGACCCCGCATTTGGTATCCGTTATCTCACCTTAAAAGAGTTAATGGCGGGTTGGAGTGATGGTGTGATGCTGCTGCTGATGCCAGACGATAGCCGCTTCTATGAGCAACCAGAAGATAAAATTGGCGGTTTTGGGCGCTTTATTGCCCGCGTTATGCCCTATCGCAATCTTTTGGTTCAGGCGATCGCCATCAACTTCGCGATCGGGCTGTTGTCCCTGGCTTCCCCTTTAATGATGCAACTCCTCACCGATGATGTGCTAGTGCGGGGAGATACCCAACTACTAACAACAGTGGCAATTGGCGTCATTGCCATGAACCTAATTCAAAGTGCCATTGGTTTGGTACAATCTCACCTGATTGGTCATTTTGGTCAACGGTTGCAATTGGGGCTAATTCTAGAATACGGCCGAAAACTGTTGCGCTTACCCCTATCATATTTTGAAGCACGTCGCAGTGGGGAAGTCGTTAGCCGGATTGCAGATGTTCATACCATCAATAATCTAGTTTCTCAAATTGTCCTTGGTTTACCCAGTCAATTTTTTGTGGCTCTGGTTTCCTTGGGTTTCATGCTCTTCTATAGTTGGCAACTGACTCTCGCTTCCGTCGCCGCCTTTGCGATCGTCACAGGAGTCAACCTGCTTTTTCTTCCCGCCTTGCGCCAAAAAACCCGCAGCCTCATCGTTAAAGGTACAGAAAATCAAGGCTTCTTAGTCGAAACCTTTCGTGGTGTTCAAGTCTTGAAAACCACCCAAGCTACAGAGCAAGCTTGGCAAGAATATCAGACAAATTTTGGTCGCCTTGCTAACTTAGGCTGGACTACGATGAAGTTGGGGCTTTACAGCAGCACAGTCACTAGTATTCTTTCCAATTTGACGAGTATTAGCATACTCTGGTTAGGTTCTAGCTTGGTGATTAATCAGACATTATCCATCGGTCAACTGCTGGCGTACAGTGGGATGAGTGGCAGCTTTCTTGGGTTTTTATCGTCAGTAGTCGGGCTAATTGATCAATTTATCACTGCTCAAATTGTCGTTCAGCGCTTGACAGAAGTGATAGATGCTACCCCAGAAGATGAAAATGACTTTAAAAAACCTTGGGCAGAAATTTCTGGCAATGCAGATATTACTTGTTCTCAAATTAACTTTCACCATGCTGGTAGAACTGACCTGTTAGAAAATTTTTCTTTAACTATCCCTGGTGGTCAAGTAATAGCCTTAATCGGTCAATCTGGCTGTGGTAAAAGCTCTCTTGGCAAATTAATTACTGGTTTATATCAAGTCCAATCTGGTAACATTCGTTATGGCATATACAACCAGCAAGACTTATCTTTAGAATGTCTGCGACAGCAAGTCGTATTAGTTCCCCAAGAACCTCATTTTTGGAGTCGTTCGATTGTAGAAAATTTTCACTTTAGTTATCCCAACATTAGTTTTGAAGAGATAGTCCTTGCTTGTCAAATTGCTGGTGCAGATGAATTTATTAGTAAATTACCCGATAAATATCAAACTGTTTTAGGCGAATTTGGTGCAAATATTTCTGGCGGACAAAGGCAGAGATTAGCTATAGCTAGAGCAATTGTGACTGACCCACCTGTATTAATTCTAGATGAATCTACAGGCGCTCTTGACCCAATAAGTGAAACTCAAGTTTTGGATAGATTACTTAATCACCGTCAAGGCAAAACTACAATTATGATTAGCCATCGTCCTCAAGTTATCAAACGGGCTGATTGGATTGTGTTGCTTGAAGATGGGCGCTTAAAAATTCAAGGAACTCCAGAAGAATTACGTCATGTCCCTGGAGAGCATTTAAGCTTTCTTGATGAAATTTATTCTTCTAATAATGGTAATGGATTAAAATCTTCTTTACTTTTTCGGAATTAG
- a CDS encoding beta/gamma crystallin-related protein: MSNINNHGVSINKIELSPHLQELTFEQAAAIQGGAEIEVFTDINFGGNALTVTAGNAGEQFQFTGDFNNSISSAKVVSGTWDLRSDDNGGGVGITLQPGDYSDFRAFGGNDIFSLAIATVA; this comes from the coding sequence ATGTCTAACATCAACAACCACGGAGTAAGTATAAACAAGATTGAGCTTAGTCCACATCTTCAAGAACTTACTTTTGAACAGGCTGCTGCCATTCAGGGTGGTGCTGAAATTGAAGTATTTACGGATATTAACTTTGGTGGAAATGCTTTAACAGTTACTGCTGGGAATGCTGGTGAGCAGTTTCAATTTACCGGTGATTTCAATAATTCAATATCATCAGCTAAGGTTGTTTCTGGTACATGGGATTTAAGGTCAGACGATAACGGTGGCGGTGTAGGTATAACACTTCAACCAGGTGACTATAGCGATTTTAGAGCCTTTGGCGGAAATGATATCTTTTCCTTAGCAATAGCTACTGTTGCATAA
- a CDS encoding two-partner secretion domain-containing protein, which yields MSFRSACLDWLQGLGIAIGSGFIAFYANISVAQITPDGTLPNNSNVKLEGNTRIIEGGTTRGGNLFHSFGEFSVPNGSTALFNNALDIQNILTRVTGKSISNIDGLIKSKGTANLFLINPNGIIFGKDASLNIGGSFVATTANAIGFGNLGFFSASNPEAPSALLTVNPNALLFNQIAASPIQNSSIAPAGIDPEGSDAFGLRVPDGQSLLLVGGNVNINGGILNAYGGRVELGGLTSSGTVALQIDGNNFRLGFPAFSTRGDVSLANNSGVYVEADGGGSIAVNARNLEMTGGSFLQAGIESGNGSDNSKAGNITVNATGAINLNNGYIVNQVQEEANGQGGDVNISASTLQVEAGSYVSTATRGKGKGGNLSVDAQDVQLIGTSANGNSPSALGTSAREESTGDAGNLTINTNTLLVGDGARVSTATRGKGKGGNLSVDAQDVQLIGTSADGRSRSALSASAQPNSRGDAGNLTIKTNTLLVRDGANVNTATFSVGKGGNLSVDAQDVQLIGISANGQNATLLSADALEDSRGDAGNLTIKTNTLLVRDGAQVNTNTYGAGKAGDLSVVALDVQLIGITANDQYASGLGASAWENSTGDAGNLTIKTNTLLVRDGANVNTVTFGMGKGGNLSVDVQDVQLIGTSADGQYPSVLAASAQRNSKGDAGNLTIKTNTLLVRDGAGVSTATLSAGKGGNLTINTQQLLVRDRAGVSVRSSGLGNAGNLFVNAPSIRLDNSAKISADTTGGGGNIFINSPFLILRRGSSITTNASGNDITGGNITIDAKNGFIVAVPNENSDIRADSANFRGGNVTIKNIAGIFGIQSRKELSPNTSDITAKGATPDLSGNIEITQPDVDPSNGLVELPVNLVDASSQISTACTPGTRQFQNTFVATGRGGLPMSPTEPLQDSSTVSAWVKLRPKLENLANTTPVPKSTAVSTTSIAATIPIVEASGWVIDRKGNIKLVAQVPQLNPHSPWQTPADCPVSQGGVKYDKSSAAKASS from the coding sequence ATGTCTTTTAGAAGTGCGTGTTTGGACTGGTTGCAAGGTCTAGGAATTGCCATTGGAAGTGGGTTCATCGCCTTTTATGCAAATATCTCAGTTGCCCAAATCACCCCAGATGGCACTCTGCCAAATAATTCCAATGTGAAATTAGAGGGCAATACCAGGATTATTGAGGGTGGAACCACAAGAGGGGGTAATCTGTTCCACAGCTTTGGGGAGTTCTCTGTTCCCAATGGCAGTACTGCTTTGTTCAATAATGCACTGGATATTCAGAACATCCTGACACGAGTAACAGGTAAGTCAATTTCTAATATTGATGGTTTAATCAAATCTAAGGGCACAGCCAATCTGTTTTTGATCAATCCCAATGGGATTATTTTTGGTAAAGATGCTAGTTTGAACATCGGCGGTTCGTTTGTCGCCACAACAGCCAATGCCATTGGGTTTGGCAATTTGGGATTTTTCAGCGCCTCGAATCCAGAAGCACCTTCAGCCTTGTTAACAGTAAATCCAAATGCCTTATTATTCAATCAAATTGCGGCTTCCCCGATTCAAAATAGTTCAATTGCGCCAGCAGGAATAGACCCAGAGGGTTCGGATGCTTTTGGTTTACGAGTTCCAGATGGTCAGAGTTTGCTGTTAGTAGGCGGCAATGTCAACATAAATGGTGGGATACTGAATGCTTATGGTGGTCGAGTCGAGTTGGGGGGATTGACATCAAGCGGAACTGTAGCGCTTCAGATAGATGGTAACAACTTTCGCTTGGGCTTTCCTGCTTTTAGTACGCGAGGGGATGTTTCTTTAGCTAATAATTCTGGTGTATATGTAGAAGCTGATGGTGGTGGAAGTATCGCAGTTAATGCCCGGAATTTAGAGATGACAGGAGGGAGTTTCCTGCAAGCTGGGATAGAGAGTGGTAATGGTTCTGATAATAGTAAGGCTGGAAATATTACGGTTAATGCAACTGGAGCAATAAATCTTAACAATGGTTACATTGTTAATCAGGTGCAAGAAGAAGCAAATGGACAGGGAGGCGATGTCAATATCAGTGCTAGCACGTTACAAGTTGAGGCTGGGTCATATGTAAGTACTGCTACAAGAGGTAAGGGCAAGGGAGGGAATTTGAGCGTTGATGCCCAAGATGTGCAACTGATTGGTACAAGCGCTAATGGTAACTCTCCCAGTGCCTTGGGTACTTCTGCACGGGAAGAGTCAACAGGAGATGCGGGTAATTTGACGATTAATACTAATACCTTACTAGTGGGAGATGGGGCACGGGTAAGTACTGCTACAAGAGGTAAGGGCAAGGGAGGGAATTTGAGCGTTGATGCCCAAGATGTGCAACTGATTGGTACAAGCGCTGATGGTCGGTCTCGCAGTGCCTTGTCTGCTTCTGCACAGCCAAACTCAAGAGGAGATGCGGGTAATTTGACGATTAAAACTAATACCTTGCTAGTGCGAGATGGGGCAAATGTAAATACTGCTACATTTAGTGTGGGTAAGGGAGGGAATTTGAGCGTTGACGCCCAAGATGTGCAGCTGATTGGTATAAGCGCTAATGGTCAGAATGCCACTCTCTTGTCTGCTGACGCACTGGAAGACTCAAGAGGAGATGCGGGTAATTTGACGATTAAAACTAATACCTTGCTAGTGCGAGATGGGGCACAGGTAAATACTAATACATATGGTGCAGGTAAGGCAGGGGATTTGAGCGTTGTTGCCCTAGATGTACAACTGATTGGTATAACCGCCAATGATCAGTATGCTAGTGGCTTGGGTGCTTCTGCATGGGAAAACTCAACAGGAGATGCGGGTAATTTGACGATTAAAACTAATACCTTGCTAGTGCGAGATGGGGCAAATGTAAATACTGTTACATTTGGTATGGGTAAGGGAGGGAATTTGAGCGTTGATGTCCAAGATGTGCAACTGATTGGTACAAGCGCCGATGGTCAGTATCCCAGTGTCTTGGCTGCTTCTGCACAGCGAAACTCAAAAGGAGATGCGGGTAATTTGACAATTAAAACTAATACTTTGCTAGTGCGAGATGGTGCAGGGGTAAGTACTGCTACATTGAGTGCGGGCAAGGGAGGGAATTTGACGATTAATACTCAGCAGTTGCTCGTGAGGGATAGGGCAGGAGTATCTGTGCGAAGTTCAGGACTCGGTAATGCAGGCAACTTGTTCGTGAATGCTCCCTCTATCCGTCTTGACAACAGCGCAAAAATAAGCGCTGACACTACAGGAGGTGGTGGAAATATCTTTATCAACTCACCCTTTTTGATATTGCGTCGAGGTAGCAGCATCACCACTAACGCGAGTGGTAATGATATCACTGGTGGCAATATTACCATTGATGCCAAAAATGGTTTTATCGTGGCTGTTCCCAATGAAAATAGCGACATTAGAGCAGATTCCGCTAACTTCCGTGGCGGGAATGTCACCATCAAAAATATTGCAGGCATCTTTGGCATCCAGTCCCGAAAGGAGCTTTCGCCAAACACAAGTGATATTACCGCCAAAGGCGCAACGCCTGATTTAAGTGGCAATATAGAAATTACTCAACCTGATGTAGACCCTAGTAACGGCTTAGTCGAACTCCCAGTTAATCTAGTTGATGCTTCTAGCCAAATTTCCACCGCCTGCACACCTGGAACTCGGCAATTCCAAAATACATTTGTCGCAACAGGACGCGGCGGACTACCCATGAGTCCCACTGAACCATTACAAGATTCAAGTACTGTGTCTGCGTGGGTAAAATTAAGACCAAAATTAGAAAACTTGGCAAACACAACGCCTGTGCCAAAATCAACAGCAGTTTCAACTACTTCTATTGCTGCTACAATTCCAATTGTGGAAGCTTCTGGCTGGGTAATCGATCGCAAGGGAAATATAAAACTAGTAGCACAAGTTCCTCAACTCAACCCCCACAGCCCTTGGCAAACACCTGCTGACTGCCCTGTATCTCAGGGAGGTGTGAAATATGACAAAAGTTCAGCTGCCAAAGCGAGTAGTTAG
- a CDS encoding CHAT domain-containing protein has protein sequence MTKVQLPKRVVRFAITSVVLFILAVFLTIIPSTFAKQIQTNSPNGFHIQTNKPPAATPHQLLEQGEALYQAGRFTEAVNVLQQAVRSYQQQSNNLAQAAALTNLSLVYQQLGSWKEAYATIGNSLNLLGWDERNQKLNVNNPKSELLEILAQTLNIQGELQLAQGQTDASLQTSQQAEQIWKKLNDNAGVTRSRINQAQALRVAGFYRRSLDILNEVSQQLISQPDSIVKVTALRSLGNVLQQLGELEKSQKNLQQSLEIAQRLQLPLEISLTEFSLGNTARSLSNIKDAIAHYQNATKIAPNSLAKVQALINQLSLLVENERITEAKSLIPTIQSQLPNLPTNQAGIYARINFAQTLTTIGNKKDIAEILATSIQEAKIIGDERAESYALGSLGEVYEQNQQLQEAQDLTQQALFLAEKIDASDIAYRLEWQLGRLLKAQGNIEAAISAYDAAVTTLQSLRSDLVAVNREVQFNFRDRIEPLYRQSVELILQEKGQGKPDLDKARQRIEALQLAELDNFFREACLSNQFVVLDKVVDRNNPNTAIFYPIILDNYLEIIIKLPKQPLIHKTSQVNRQQVEQVITKIRETIVEPDANLQLQAASQQLYNWLIKPVETNLKNSKVNTLVFIPDGLLRNIPMSVLYDGREYLVQKYSVVISPGLQLFTPKPLEQKKLNALAGGLSQPPKNEKFAPLPNVLVELKLIQESGVSTTTLLDKNFTSENLGKTINAQPFKVVHLATHGQFSSKAKDTFILAADGRINVSELDSLLKSREQKLTEPVELLVLSACETAAGDNRATLGLAGVALRAGARSTLASLWQIGDNSTALFIEEFYRQVVTGKTTAQALRFAQLKLLESNEYNRPMYWAPYVLVGNWL, from the coding sequence ATGACAAAAGTTCAGCTGCCAAAGCGAGTAGTTAGATTTGCGATAACTTCCGTAGTCCTATTTATCCTTGCTGTTTTCCTGACTATTATCCCTAGTACATTTGCTAAACAAATCCAGACAAATTCACCAAACGGGTTTCACATCCAAACCAATAAACCCCCAGCCGCAACACCACACCAACTTCTTGAGCAAGGAGAAGCACTTTATCAAGCTGGACGCTTTACTGAAGCCGTAAATGTTCTCCAACAAGCTGTCCGTAGCTATCAACAACAAAGCAATAACCTCGCACAAGCCGCAGCACTGACTAACCTCTCTCTTGTATATCAGCAACTCGGCTCCTGGAAAGAAGCTTATGCAACTATTGGCAATAGCTTAAATTTGCTTGGCTGGGATGAGAGAAATCAAAAGTTAAATGTCAACAATCCCAAATCTGAATTGTTAGAAATTCTTGCACAAACTCTCAACATTCAGGGCGAATTGCAACTAGCACAAGGACAAACTGATGCATCTTTGCAAACATCACAACAAGCAGAGCAAATCTGGAAGAAATTAAATGACAATGCTGGAGTAACGCGCAGCCGGATTAACCAAGCGCAAGCTCTACGAGTTGCTGGTTTTTATCGCCGTAGCTTAGATATATTAAATGAAGTATCCCAACAATTAATTTCCCAACCTGACTCAATTGTAAAAGTAACAGCTTTGCGATCGCTTGGCAATGTCTTACAACAATTAGGCGAACTAGAAAAATCCCAGAAAAACTTACAACAAAGCTTAGAAATCGCTCAACGTCTGCAACTGCCTCTAGAAATTAGTTTGACGGAATTTAGCCTCGGTAATACTGCCAGGTCGTTAAGTAACATTAAAGATGCGATCGCTCATTATCAAAACGCTACCAAAATTGCACCAAACTCTTTAGCCAAAGTTCAAGCCCTGATTAATCAGCTGAGTTTGCTGGTCGAAAACGAACGCATTACTGAAGCAAAGTCATTAATACCCACAATCCAATCTCAACTCCCGAATCTGCCTACCAATCAAGCTGGTATTTATGCACGGATCAATTTTGCTCAGACTTTAACCACAATTGGTAACAAAAAAGACATTGCAGAGATTCTAGCAACTAGCATTCAAGAAGCCAAAATCATCGGCGATGAACGTGCCGAATCCTATGCACTGGGCAGCTTGGGAGAAGTTTACGAGCAAAACCAACAATTGCAAGAAGCACAGGATTTGACCCAGCAAGCCTTATTTCTGGCTGAAAAAATTGATGCCTCAGATATAGCTTATCGCCTTGAGTGGCAGTTAGGACGCTTACTCAAAGCACAGGGAAATATCGAAGCCGCCATATCTGCTTATGATGCTGCTGTCACAACTCTTCAGTCTCTTCGCAGCGATTTAGTTGCAGTTAATCGAGAGGTACAGTTTAATTTTCGCGATCGCATAGAACCTCTTTATCGGCAGTCTGTAGAGTTGATTTTACAAGAGAAAGGACAAGGAAAACCAGATTTAGATAAAGCACGTCAGCGAATAGAAGCTTTGCAACTTGCAGAACTCGACAATTTTTTTCGAGAAGCTTGCTTAAGTAACCAATTTGTGGTTTTAGACAAAGTAGTAGACCGCAACAACCCGAATACTGCTATTTTCTACCCGATTATCCTAGATAACTATTTAGAAATTATTATCAAACTTCCCAAGCAACCGTTGATTCATAAAACTTCTCAAGTCAACCGTCAGCAAGTAGAGCAAGTTATTACAAAAATCCGAGAGACAATAGTCGAACCCGATGCTAATCTGCAACTTCAAGCAGCTTCTCAACAACTTTATAATTGGTTAATTAAACCAGTTGAAACAAACCTTAAAAATAGTAAAGTTAATACTCTAGTTTTTATTCCAGATGGGTTATTGCGAAATATCCCGATGTCTGTATTATATGATGGCAGAGAGTATTTAGTCCAAAAATACTCTGTAGTTATTAGCCCCGGATTGCAACTATTTACTCCCAAACCTCTAGAACAGAAAAAATTAAATGCCCTTGCTGGAGGACTATCGCAACCACCCAAAAATGAAAAGTTTGCACCACTTCCCAACGTTTTGGTTGAATTGAAATTAATTCAGGAATCAGGGGTATCGACAACTACATTATTAGATAAAAATTTTACCAGTGAAAATTTAGGAAAAACCATCAACGCTCAACCTTTTAAAGTTGTTCACTTGGCAACTCATGGGCAATTTAGCTCTAAAGCAAAAGACACTTTTATCCTAGCAGCTGATGGACGTATCAATGTGAGTGAATTAGATAGTTTGCTCAAAAGTAGAGAGCAAAAACTAACAGAACCAGTTGAATTACTTGTTTTGAGCGCTTGCGAAACAGCAGCAGGAGATAACCGAGCTACATTGGGATTAGCAGGAGTTGCTCTGCGTGCAGGTGCGCGGAGTACTTTAGCCTCCCTATGGCAAATTGGTGATAACTCTACAGCTTTGTTTATTGAGGAATTTTACCGCCAGGTAGTGACTGGTAAAACTACGGCCCAAGCTTTACGCTTTGCTCAATTAAAACTACTTGAATCTAACGAATACAACCGTCCGATGTACTGGGCACCCTATGTTTTAGTTGGTAATTGGTTGTAG
- a CDS encoding DUF928 domain-containing protein, translating to MKWLLTTALILSGTTQYPAQLIAQTKQPATIKQPVQPVKTPASPQQRTSRPVFVLPKTLTGLSPISGRRAGMGSRDNCPTVPTALTALVPLLKEQKVGKQIDKLVIGIVEGLTTSERPTFWFYVPYTQDLANSSAKFILQDSAGTNIYEDAIALPPKPSIIGISLPENVTSLEVGKTYRWYLKVHCKQETASVPVYVEGGIQRINLASRVIQQLQAIPDPRQKIVIYAKEGIWFDALTMLAQIRLSNPNDASVEKDWQTLLQSVNLDNVAKAPIVNSTNRQ from the coding sequence ATGAAATGGCTCTTAACAACTGCTCTGATTTTGAGCGGCACCACCCAATATCCAGCACAATTAATAGCCCAAACTAAACAACCAGCAACCATTAAGCAGCCTGTGCAACCAGTTAAGACACCTGCTTCACCTCAACAACGTACCTCTCGACCAGTTTTTGTTTTGCCAAAAACACTTACTGGCTTAAGTCCTATATCTGGGCGTAGAGCAGGAATGGGTAGTCGAGATAATTGCCCCACGGTTCCAACTGCACTTACTGCTTTAGTACCATTGCTGAAGGAACAAAAGGTTGGGAAACAGATAGACAAATTAGTTATCGGAATTGTAGAGGGGCTAACCACCTCTGAAAGACCTACATTTTGGTTTTACGTTCCCTACACTCAGGATTTAGCTAACTCAAGTGCTAAATTTATCTTACAGGACAGTGCGGGAACGAATATTTATGAAGATGCGATCGCACTACCTCCAAAGCCCAGTATCATTGGTATTTCTCTCCCTGAGAATGTTACATCCTTAGAAGTAGGTAAAACATATCGCTGGTATTTAAAAGTCCACTGTAAGCAGGAAACAGCAAGTGTTCCTGTGTATGTAGAAGGAGGTATTCAAAGAATTAATTTAGCTTCTCGTGTTATCCAGCAATTGCAAGCAATACCTGATCCCCGGCAGAAGATTGTAATCTATGCTAAAGAAGGTATTTGGTTTGACGCTTTAACTATGCTGGCACAAATACGCCTTTCCAATCCTAATGATGCATCTGTTGAAAAAGATTGGCAAACTTTATTGCAATCAGTCAACTTAGATAATGTTGCTAAAGCTCCTATAGTCAATTCAACCAACCGTCAATAA